A single region of the Lycium barbarum isolate Lr01 chromosome 2, ASM1917538v2, whole genome shotgun sequence genome encodes:
- the LOC132626083 gene encoding rhamnogalacturonan I rhamnosyltransferase 1-like isoform X2, translating into MESVVQVRSEKVQPLQQGQVIQRTRLKVWFISICASILIWTCLVQLWHLRLLSGLTKLSIGVDETMQSPPPLLPFRNYTSNGFLQVSCNGGLNQMRAAICDMVTVARLLNLTLVVPELDKSSFWADPSDFEDIFDVRHFIDSLRDEVHIIKRLPKKFVRTYGYHPLVMPPVSWSSEKYYLQQILPLFSKHQVINFNRTDTRLANNGIPLELQRLRCRVNFHALKFTPKIEALGQKLVHILQQKGPFVALHLRYEMDMLAFSGCTQGCTKEEAEELKQLRYAFPWWKEKEIVSDEKRSQGLCPLTPEEAALVLQALGIEKDMQIYIASGDIYGSEWRLAALRTAFPKIAKKEMLLDPEELQQFQNHSSQMAALDFIVSTASNIFIPTYDGNMAKLVEGHRILVIKKPSDWIAKFW; encoded by the exons ATGGAGAGTGTGGTACAAGTGAGGAGTGAAAAGGTACAACCTTTACAACAAGGGCAAGTGATACAAAGGACTAGGTTGAAAGTTTGGTTTATTAGTATTTGTGCAAGTATTTTGATATGGACCTGTTTGGTTCAGCTCTGGCATTTGCGCCTGCTTTCGGGTTTAACTAAATTATCGATTGGTGTTGATGAGACTATGCAATCTCCTCCACCTCTGCTCCCATTTA GAAATTATACAAGTAATGGGTTTCTTCAAGTGTCCTGCAATGGTGGTTTGAACCAAATGCGTGCGGCG ATCTGTGACATGGTGACTGTTGCACGACTTCTAAATTTAACTCTGGTTGTTCCAGAGCTTGATAAATCATCATTCTGGGCAGATCCTAG CGATTTTGAGGATATTTTTGATGTGAGACACTTCATTGATTCATTAAGAGATGAAGTCCACATAATAAAGAGACTGCCAAAGAAGTTTGTCAGGACATATGGTTACCATCCACTAGTAATGCCTCCTGTTAGCTGGTCAAGTGAAAAGTACTACTTGCAACAG ATTCTGCCTCTCTTCAGCAAGCATCAGGTTATAAACTTCAACAGGACAGATACTAGGCTAGCAAATAATGGGATCCCTCTTGAGCTTCAGAGACTTAGATGCCGGGTCAATTTTCACGCTCTGAAATTCACACCAAAGATTGAGGCTTTGGGACAAAAGTTAGTCCATATACTTCAGCAGAAAGGACCATTTGTAGCACTACATTTACGATATGAGATGGATATGTTGGCTTTCTCTGGTTGCACTCAAGGCTGCACCAAGGAGGAAGCAGAGGAGCTCAAACAGTTGAG GTATGCATTCCCATGGTGGAAGGAGAAAGAGATTGTCTCTGATGAGAAGAGATCCCAAGGCTTGTGTCCGCTCACCCCGGAGGAGGCAGCTTTGGTTCTGCAAGCATTGGGTATTGAAAAGGATATGCAGATTTATATTGCATCAGGTGATATCTATGGCAGTGAATGGAGGCTTGCTGCTCTGAGAACTGCCTTCCCAAAGATT GcaaaaaaggaaatgctgcttGATCCCGAAGAATTGCAGCAATTCCAGAATCATTCGTCTCAAATGGCAGCCCTGGATTTTATAGTATCAACTGCTAGTAACATATTTATCCCTACTTATGACGGCAACATGGCTAAACTTGTCGAGGGTCATC GTATCTTGGTTATAAAAAAACCATCCGATTGGATCGCAAAATTCTGGTAG
- the LOC132626083 gene encoding rhamnogalacturonan I rhamnosyltransferase 1-like isoform X1, with translation MESVVQVRSEKVQPLQQGQVIQRTRLKVWFISICASILIWTCLVQLWHLRLLSGLTKLSIGVDETMQSPPPLLPFRNYTSNGFLQVSCNGGLNQMRAAICDMVTVARLLNLTLVVPELDKSSFWADPSDFEDIFDVRHFIDSLRDEVHIIKRLPKKFVRTYGYHPLVMPPVSWSSEKYYLQQILPLFSKHQVINFNRTDTRLANNGIPLELQRLRCRVNFHALKFTPKIEALGQKLVHILQQKGPFVALHLRYEMDMLAFSGCTQGCTKEEAEELKQLRYAFPWWKEKEIVSDEKRSQGLCPLTPEEAALVLQALGIEKDMQIYIASGDIYGSEWRLAALRTAFPKIAKKEMLLDPEELQQFQNHSSQMAALDFIVSTASNIFIPTYDGNMAKLVEGHRRYLGYKKTIRLDRKILVGLLDLHQNRTLSRDEFSAAVRQSHEGRVGQPAHRRVIEDKPKEEDYFYANPHECLCESATCEGPDNSTAAVQ, from the exons ATGGAGAGTGTGGTACAAGTGAGGAGTGAAAAGGTACAACCTTTACAACAAGGGCAAGTGATACAAAGGACTAGGTTGAAAGTTTGGTTTATTAGTATTTGTGCAAGTATTTTGATATGGACCTGTTTGGTTCAGCTCTGGCATTTGCGCCTGCTTTCGGGTTTAACTAAATTATCGATTGGTGTTGATGAGACTATGCAATCTCCTCCACCTCTGCTCCCATTTA GAAATTATACAAGTAATGGGTTTCTTCAAGTGTCCTGCAATGGTGGTTTGAACCAAATGCGTGCGGCG ATCTGTGACATGGTGACTGTTGCACGACTTCTAAATTTAACTCTGGTTGTTCCAGAGCTTGATAAATCATCATTCTGGGCAGATCCTAG CGATTTTGAGGATATTTTTGATGTGAGACACTTCATTGATTCATTAAGAGATGAAGTCCACATAATAAAGAGACTGCCAAAGAAGTTTGTCAGGACATATGGTTACCATCCACTAGTAATGCCTCCTGTTAGCTGGTCAAGTGAAAAGTACTACTTGCAACAG ATTCTGCCTCTCTTCAGCAAGCATCAGGTTATAAACTTCAACAGGACAGATACTAGGCTAGCAAATAATGGGATCCCTCTTGAGCTTCAGAGACTTAGATGCCGGGTCAATTTTCACGCTCTGAAATTCACACCAAAGATTGAGGCTTTGGGACAAAAGTTAGTCCATATACTTCAGCAGAAAGGACCATTTGTAGCACTACATTTACGATATGAGATGGATATGTTGGCTTTCTCTGGTTGCACTCAAGGCTGCACCAAGGAGGAAGCAGAGGAGCTCAAACAGTTGAG GTATGCATTCCCATGGTGGAAGGAGAAAGAGATTGTCTCTGATGAGAAGAGATCCCAAGGCTTGTGTCCGCTCACCCCGGAGGAGGCAGCTTTGGTTCTGCAAGCATTGGGTATTGAAAAGGATATGCAGATTTATATTGCATCAGGTGATATCTATGGCAGTGAATGGAGGCTTGCTGCTCTGAGAACTGCCTTCCCAAAGATT GcaaaaaaggaaatgctgcttGATCCCGAAGAATTGCAGCAATTCCAGAATCATTCGTCTCAAATGGCAGCCCTGGATTTTATAGTATCAACTGCTAGTAACATATTTATCCCTACTTATGACGGCAACATGGCTAAACTTGTCGAGGGTCATCGTAG GTATCTTGGTTATAAAAAAACCATCCGATTGGATCGCAAAATTCTGGTAGGGTTATTGGACTTGCATCAGAACCGGACCCTTTCGCGGGATGAGTTTTCAGCTGCTGTGCGGCAGTCACATGAGGGAAGAGTCGGACAACCAGCTCATCGAAGAGTTATTGAGGACAAACCCAAAGAAGAAgattatttttatgcaaatcctCACGAGTGTCTGTGTGAGAGTGCAACATGTGAAGGCCCTGATAATTCAACTGCTGCAGTTCAATGA
- the LOC132629301 gene encoding transcription factor MYB106-like has protein sequence MGRSPCCVKVGLKKGPWTPEEDQILIAYVEKHGCGRWRDLPIKAGLKRCGKSCRLRWINYLRPDIKRGKFSLQEEQSIIQLHALLGNRWSAIATHLANRTDNEIKNYWNTHLKKRLTKMGIDPNTHKPQTNIFGSANLSHMAQWENTRLEAEARLVRESKKQQLQQIISNNNNTINNYNNHFGLNNFTTPKNVLLPLRPKFPSPPCLDVLKAWQGGANWINMPKNNKDSFFDNSPTSTSNLSNNNLLFMVPNNNNNISGTGLVENSCLVGAGGFVENIDHEIASYSSDPSLNNIAGLTHLQNVVGSCEDNILEDDNNNSNNYWNTILNSCLLF, from the exons atgggaaggTCACCATGTTGTGTAAAAGTGGGATTGAAGAAAGGGCCGTGGACTCCTGAAGAAGACCAAATACTCATAGCTTACGTTGAAAAACATGGATGTGGTAGATGGCGTGATTTGCCAATTAAAGCTG GGCTTAAGAGGTGTGGAAAGAGTTGCAGATTAAGATGGATAAATTATCTAAGACCTGATATCAAGAGAGGGAAATTCAGTTTGCAGGAAGAACAGTCAATCATTCAACTCCATGCCCTTCTTGGTAACAG GTGGTCAGCTATAGCAACTCATTTGGCTAACAGGACTGACAATGAAATCAAGAATTACTGGAACACGCACTTGAAGAAGAGATTAACCAAGATGGGAATTGATCCAAATACTCATAAACCACAGACCAACATCTTTGGTTCTGCAAACCTAAGCCACATGGCTCAGTGGGAAAATACCCGTCTTGAAGCTGAAGCTAGGCTTGTTCGCGAGTCCAagaaacaacaactacaacaaattatttcgaacaacaacaacactattAATAATTATAATAACCATTTTGGGCTTAATAATTTCACTACACCTAAAAATGTTTTACTACCCCTTCGACCAAAATTTCCATCACCACCTTGTCTTGACGTACTAAAAGCATGGCAAGGAGGGGCAAATTGGATAAATATGCCAAAAAATAACAAAGACAGTTTTTTCGATAATTCTCCGACATCCACCTCAAACTTATCGAACAACAACTTATTGTTCATGGTgcctaacaataataataatatttcagGAACTGGATTAGTGGAAAATTCGTGTTTGGTTGGTGCTGGAGGTTTTGTGGAGAATATTGATCATGAAATTGCATCATATTCTAGTGATCCAAGTTTGAACAATATTGCAGGGTTGACACACTTGCAAAATGTTGTTGGAAGCTGCGAAGACAATATTCTTGaagacgacaacaacaacagcaacaattatTGGAATACTATATTAAATTCGTGCCTCTTATTTTGA